One window of the Pyrus communis chromosome 17, drPyrComm1.1, whole genome shotgun sequence genome contains the following:
- the LOC137722183 gene encoding polyol transporter 5-like, with translation MEMADQRAENNVVSGQPQNSIADFDPPKKPKTKKFAVACAVLASMTSILLGYDIGVMSGASLFIKENLNISDVQVEVLNGTLNIYSLIGSALAGKTSDWIGRRYTIVLAGTIFFIGALLMGFAPNYAFLMFGRFIAGVGVGYALMIAPVYTAEISPASFRGFLTSFPEVFVNVGILLGYVSNFALAKLPIHLNWRIMLGIGAIPSVFLALGVLAMPESPRWLVMQGRLGDAKRVLNRTSSSEEESQLRLDEIKEAAGIPKDSKDEVVQVSKRSQGEGIWQELLIRPTPAVRHILIAALGIHFFQQVSGTDSVVLYSPRIFEKAGITSYNDKLLATVAVGFVKTIAILVATFQVDRFGRRALLLSSVGGMVVSFTLLGVGLTVVDQSHSNRRAMLNQCLMHFMTMINSFVSYISVICNCTYIYKNNFHSNPKTCLKVEASVKAMSFEQYFRLTLVLVALQRLLDQNSTT, from the exons ATGGAGATGGCTGACCAGAGAGCAGAAAATAATGTCGTCTCCGGCCAACCCCAAAATAGTATTGCAGACTTTGATCCTCCAAAGAAACCCAAGACAAAGAAGTTTGCTGTTGCCTGTGCCGTTTTGGCTTCAATGACGTCTATCTTACTGGGTTATG ATATTGGTGTAATGAGTGGAGCGTCTCTCTTCATCAAAGAAAACCTCAATATCAGCGATGTTCAAGTTGAAGTTCTTAACGGTACCTTGAATATATACTCTCTCATTGGCTCCGCCTTGGCCGGTAAAACCTCTGACTGGATTGGACGCCGGTACACCATAGTACTTGCCGGAACAATCTTCTTTATTGGAGCTCTCCTCATGGGTTTTGCCCCGAACTACGCTTTCCTCATGTTTGGTAGATTCATTGCCGGAGTTGGAGTTGGCTATGCTCTTATGATAGCTCCTGTCTACACCGCCGAGATCTCTCCGGCCTCGTTTCGTGGCTTCCTCACATCTTTCCCTGAG GTGTTTGTTAACGTTGGTATATTACTGGGGTACGTATCCAACTTTGCCTTAGCCAAGCTCCCAATCCACTTGAACTGGAGGATCATGCTCGGCATCGGCGCAATTCCCTCAGTTTTTCTAGCCCTCGGCGTTTTAGCCATGCCCGAGTCACCACGCTGGCTCGTCATGCAAGGGAGACTCGGAGACGCCAAGCGAGTACTAAATAGAACATCATCTTCTGAAGAGGAATCGCAGCTCAGACTAGACGAGATTAAAGAAGCTGCAGGAATCCCCAAAGACTCAAAGGATGAGGTCGTTCAGGTTTCTAAACGCAGCCAAGGTGAGGGTATATGGCAGGAATTGCTCATTCGCCCTACGCCGGCCGTTCGCCACATTTTAATAGCAGCCCTTGGTATCCACTTCTTTCAACAAGTGTCGGGTACAGACTCTGTGGTTTTGTACAGCCCCAGGATCTTCGAGAAAGCGGGAATCACTTCTTACAATGACAAGCTACTTGCAACCGTGGCTGTTGGATTTGTCAAGACCATTGCAATCTTGGTGGCAACATTTCAAGTTGATCGGTTCGGACGTCGTGCTTTGCTTTTAAGCAGCGTGGGTGGAATGGTAGTTTCTTTTACGCTACTCGGTGTGGGTCTTACGGTCGTTGATCAATCCCACAGCAATAGAAGGGCAATGCTCAATCAATGTTTAATGCACTTTATGACGATGATCAATTCCTTTGTCTCATATATTTCAGTTATATGCAACTGTACTTACATTTATAAGAATAATTTTCattcaaacccaaaaacttgtttg AAGGTAGAGGCAAGCGTAAAAGCTATGTcattcgaacagtatttccgtctcactcttgtgcttgtggctctacaacgtctgctcgaccagaattcaactacctaa
- the LOC137722184 gene encoding acyl carrier protein 1, chloroplastic-like — translation MEESVGLFARRKSSTGTFTQLSSKCAKPDAVERVSKIVKKQLALPDDSAVTGESKFSELGADSLDTVEIVMGLEEEFGISVEEESGQTIATVQDAADVIEKLIEKNKA, via the exons atggaggAGAGTGTAGGGT TGTTTGCCCGACGGAAATCCTCGACAGGCACCTTCACTCAGTTGTCGAGCAAATGT GCAAAGCCGGATGCGGTGGAAAGGGTGTCTAAGATAGTAAAGAAGCAACTTGCATTGCCAGATGACTCTGCAGTTACCGGCGAGTCAAAGTTTTCCGAACTTGGAGCGGATTCTCTAGATACG GTTGAGATTGTGATGGGACTTGAGGAGGAATTCGGCATCAGTGTGGAAGAGGAAAGCGGTCAGACCATTGCAACTGTGCAGGATGCCGCAGATGTTATTGAGAAGCTCATTGAGAAAAATAAGGCGTAG